One window from the genome of Streptococcus parasanguinis encodes:
- a CDS encoding alpha-glucosidase, giving the protein MEQKWWHNAVIYQVYPKSFKDSNGDGIGDLKGITSKLDYLEKLGITAIWLSPVYKSPMDDNGYDISDYEDIASIFGTMEDMEELIAEGHKRKIKIIMDLVVNHTSDEHAWFIEARENPDSPKRDFYIWRDEPNGIISAFSGSAWEFDEASGQYYLHNFSKKQPDLNWENEELRHQIYDMMNFWIDKGIGGFRMDVIDMIGKIPDQEIISNGPMLHPYLKEMNQATFGDKDLLTVGETWGATPEIAKQYSNPKNQELSMVFQFEHIGLQYQPGQPKWHYAKELDVTKLKEIFTKWQTELGEEEGWNSLFWNNHDLPRIVSTWGDDGDYRVKSAKALAILLHLMKGTPYIYQGEEIGMTNYPFKSLEDVEDIESINYAHEALEKGVPLEVIMDQIRHIGRDNARTPMQWNDEAEAGFTTGRPWLAVNPNYKEINVEAALADPDSIFYTYQALIALRKEHPWLVTADYELVDAADKVFAYKRVEGEHAYLVVVNLSSQEQDLPLVNGVEEVLIANTKVEQVLESGRLAPWDAFCVKLA; this is encoded by the coding sequence ATGGAACAAAAATGGTGGCATAATGCCGTAATTTACCAAGTTTATCCAAAAAGTTTCAAGGATAGTAATGGCGATGGCATCGGGGATCTCAAGGGGATTACGAGCAAGCTTGACTATTTGGAAAAGCTAGGGATTACAGCTATCTGGCTCTCACCAGTCTACAAGAGTCCCATGGATGATAACGGCTATGACATCTCGGATTACGAGGATATTGCCTCCATCTTTGGTACCATGGAAGATATGGAAGAATTGATCGCAGAAGGTCATAAACGCAAGATCAAAATCATCATGGACTTGGTGGTCAACCATACGTCTGATGAGCATGCTTGGTTTATCGAGGCGCGTGAAAACCCAGACAGTCCAAAGCGGGATTTCTATATTTGGCGCGATGAGCCCAATGGCATTATTTCTGCTTTTAGTGGCTCTGCTTGGGAGTTCGATGAAGCTTCAGGCCAATACTACCTGCATAACTTTAGCAAGAAGCAACCAGACCTCAACTGGGAAAATGAGGAGCTCCGTCATCAGATCTATGACATGATGAATTTTTGGATTGATAAGGGAATTGGCGGCTTCCGTATGGATGTGATCGATATGATCGGTAAGATCCCAGATCAGGAAATCATCAGCAATGGTCCCATGCTCCATCCTTACTTGAAGGAAATGAATCAAGCGACCTTTGGCGATAAGGATCTGCTCACGGTGGGAGAAACTTGGGGGGCGACTCCAGAGATTGCCAAGCAATACTCCAATCCAAAAAATCAAGAATTGTCCATGGTCTTCCAATTTGAACACATTGGCCTTCAATACCAACCGGGTCAACCAAAGTGGCACTACGCCAAGGAATTGGATGTGACTAAATTGAAGGAAATTTTCACTAAGTGGCAGACGGAATTAGGAGAAGAGGAAGGCTGGAATTCCCTCTTTTGGAACAACCACGATTTGCCACGGATTGTGTCAACTTGGGGGGATGATGGCGACTATCGTGTCAAATCTGCCAAGGCTTTAGCGATTCTGCTTCACTTGATGAAGGGAACTCCGTATATCTATCAAGGGGAAGAAATCGGGATGACCAATTATCCATTTAAGAGCCTTGAGGATGTAGAAGATATCGAGTCAATCAACTATGCTCATGAAGCCTTAGAAAAAGGGGTTCCGCTTGAAGTGATCATGGATCAAATCCGCCATATTGGTCGGGACAATGCACGGACACCGATGCAGTGGAATGATGAAGCAGAAGCTGGCTTTACGACAGGCCGTCCATGGCTTGCGGTCAACCCAAACTACAAAGAGATCAATGTGGAGGCTGCCCTAGCAGATCCAGACTCTATTTTCTATACCTACCAAGCCCTCATTGCTTTGAGAAAAGAGCACCCTTGGCTTGTGACAGCTGATTATGAATTGGTGGACGCAGCAGACAAGGTTTTTGCCTACAAGCGGGTAGAAGGAGAGCACGCCTATTTGGTGGTTGTCAATCTCTCCAGTCAAGAGCAAGACTTACCGCTCGTCAATGGGGTTGAAGAGGTTCTCATTGCCAATACCAAAGTAGAACAAGTCCTCGAATCAGGCAGGTTGGCCCCTTGGGATGCCTTCTGTGTTAAATTAGCCTAA
- the metE gene encoding 5-methyltetrahydropteroyltriglutamate--homocysteine S-methyltransferase: MSTTIIGFPRLGEFRELKFTTEKYFRKEISADELLAAAKDLRAKHWNIVKEQGISEIPSNDFSHYDNFLDAAFLFNVVPASVQNLDLTDLEQYFALARGYQGEKGDVRALPMKKWFNTNYHYIVPKFEKTTEVKLAGHKIFDEYQEAKELGINTRPVVVGPFTFLQLSDFEDGVKAEDFVDSLVAAYQEVFAKLAELGATRIQLDEPALVKDLSAEEKALFLNLYNKLLADKKGLEVLIQTYFGDVRDVYNDLVNLPVDGIGLDFVEGKKTLELVKGGFPADKTLYAGIVNGKNIWRNNYEKSLAILEQVPAEKVVLTTSCSLLHVPFTTANEDFEPAILNHFAFAVEKLGELRDLDAIRNGQGAEALAANKELFATERVGANAELHARIAALTEADYTRLPAFAEREEIQKEAFKLPALPTTTIGSFPQTKEVRAKRLAFRKGELTQEEYDAFLAETIDEWIKWQEEVGFDVLVHGEFERNDMVEYFGQNLSGYLFSKNGWVQSYGMRGVKPPIIWGDVTRLNPITVKWSSYAQSRTDKPVKGMLTGPVTILNWSFPREDISIKDSTLQIALAIKDEVLDLEAAGVKIIQIDEAALREKLPLRRSDWYEDYLDWAIPAFRLVHSTVAPDTQIHTHMCYSEFTDIIPAIDNLDADVISFEASRSNLEILDELKAKNFQTEVGPGVYDIHSPRVPQDGEIDHTIEAILAKVPSGKVWINPDCGLKTRGIKETKESLIKLVNAAKEAREHL; encoded by the coding sequence ATGTCAACTACAATTATCGGTTTCCCACGTTTGGGTGAATTCCGTGAATTAAAATTTACAACTGAAAAATACTTTAGAAAAGAAATCTCAGCAGACGAGCTCTTGGCAGCTGCTAAAGACTTGCGTGCAAAACACTGGAACATTGTTAAAGAACAAGGCATCTCAGAGATTCCTTCAAATGACTTCTCACACTACGACAATTTCCTTGATGCAGCCTTCCTTTTCAACGTCGTGCCTGCATCTGTTCAAAACTTGGATTTGACAGACCTTGAACAATACTTCGCTTTGGCGCGTGGTTACCAAGGTGAAAAAGGGGATGTCCGTGCCCTTCCAATGAAAAAATGGTTCAACACCAACTACCATTACATCGTTCCTAAATTTGAAAAAACAACAGAAGTGAAATTGGCTGGTCACAAGATTTTTGATGAGTACCAAGAAGCCAAAGAATTGGGCATCAACACTCGTCCAGTAGTCGTTGGACCATTCACTTTCCTTCAATTATCTGACTTTGAAGATGGTGTGAAAGCTGAGGACTTCGTAGACAGCTTGGTTGCTGCTTACCAAGAAGTCTTTGCCAAATTGGCTGAGCTTGGTGCGACTCGTATTCAACTCGATGAGCCAGCTCTTGTCAAAGATTTGTCAGCTGAAGAAAAAGCTCTCTTCTTGAACCTCTACAACAAACTCTTGGCTGACAAGAAAGGTCTTGAAGTCTTGATCCAAACTTACTTTGGTGATGTTCGTGATGTCTACAATGACCTTGTAAACTTGCCAGTAGATGGTATCGGTCTTGACTTTGTTGAAGGGAAGAAAACACTTGAATTGGTGAAAGGTGGCTTCCCAGCTGATAAGACCCTTTATGCTGGTATTGTGAATGGGAAAAACATCTGGCGTAACAACTACGAGAAGAGTCTTGCAATTCTTGAACAAGTTCCAGCTGAAAAGGTTGTCTTGACGACTTCTTGCTCCCTTCTTCATGTGCCATTTACAACGGCTAACGAAGATTTTGAACCAGCTATTTTGAACCACTTCGCCTTTGCGGTTGAAAAATTGGGTGAATTACGTGACTTGGATGCCATCCGCAATGGTCAAGGAGCAGAAGCTCTTGCTGCCAACAAAGAACTCTTTGCAACAGAACGCGTTGGAGCAAATGCTGAACTTCATGCTCGCATCGCAGCTTTGACAGAAGCAGACTACACTCGCTTGCCAGCCTTTGCAGAACGGGAAGAAATCCAAAAAGAAGCCTTCAAGCTTCCAGCACTTCCAACCACTACCATTGGTTCATTCCCTCAAACTAAGGAAGTACGTGCCAAACGTTTGGCCTTCCGTAAGGGTGAATTGACTCAAGAAGAATATGATGCCTTCCTTGCTGAAACGATCGACGAATGGATCAAATGGCAAGAAGAAGTTGGATTTGACGTGCTTGTACACGGTGAATTCGAGCGGAACGACATGGTTGAGTACTTCGGTCAAAACTTGTCTGGTTACCTCTTCTCTAAGAATGGTTGGGTACAATCATACGGTATGCGTGGGGTGAAACCACCAATCATCTGGGGTGATGTGACTCGTCTTAACCCAATCACTGTGAAATGGTCTAGCTACGCACAAAGTCGTACGGACAAACCTGTTAAAGGGATGTTGACTGGACCTGTTACCATCCTTAACTGGTCATTCCCACGTGAAGATATCTCTATCAAGGATTCTACTCTTCAAATCGCTCTTGCCATCAAGGATGAAGTTCTTGACCTTGAAGCTGCAGGCGTGAAGATCATCCAAATCGACGAGGCTGCTCTTCGTGAAAAATTGCCACTCCGTCGTAGCGACTGGTACGAAGACTACCTTGACTGGGCGATTCCAGCCTTCCGTTTGGTACACTCAACTGTTGCACCAGACACACAAATCCACACTCACATGTGTTACTCAGAATTTACAGATATCATCCCAGCTATCGACAACTTGGATGCAGACGTCATCTCATTTGAAGCTAGCCGTTCAAACCTTGAAATCTTGGATGAGTTGAAAGCCAAAAACTTCCAAACAGAAGTTGGACCTGGGGTTTACGATATCCACTCACCACGTGTCCCACAAGACGGTGAAATCGATCACACTATTGAAGCAATCTTGGCAAAAGTACCAAGTGGCAAAGTTTGGATCAACCCTGACTGTGGTTTGAAGACTCGTGGAATTAAAGAAACAAAAGAAAGCTTGATCAAACTCGTTAATGCTGCTAAAGAAGCGCGTGAACACTTGTAA
- the metF gene encoding methylenetetrahydrofolate reductase [NAD(P)H], with translation MSQHTPSLSFEVFPPNPEVGNAKLLRALANMQELAPHFISVTASNNKYNIKETTVALANYIQNELSIPTIAHLPAVYLSKEKVADTLHELDEVGVHRILALRGDIIPGVEPLKDFRYATDLIEFIKTEAPHFEVIGACYPEGHPDSPNQISDIQNLKKKVDAGCSSLVTQLFFDNERFYDFQDKCTLAGINVPIHAGVMPILNRNQALRLLKTCENVHIPRKFKAILDKYEHDPKSLRAAGLAYAVDQIVDLVTQDVAGVHLYTMNNEDVAYHVYQATKALFAHQPNFEVN, from the coding sequence ATGTCACAACACACACCGTCTCTGTCATTTGAAGTTTTTCCTCCAAATCCTGAAGTAGGCAATGCCAAACTCTTACGTGCTTTGGCAAATATGCAGGAGCTAGCTCCTCACTTTATTAGTGTGACCGCTAGCAATAATAAATACAATATCAAAGAGACGACGGTTGCTTTAGCCAATTACATTCAAAATGAATTGTCTATTCCGACGATTGCTCACTTGCCAGCCGTCTATTTGAGCAAGGAAAAAGTGGCCGATACTCTTCATGAGTTAGATGAAGTAGGAGTTCATCGGATTTTGGCTCTGCGTGGGGATATTATCCCTGGTGTGGAACCTTTAAAAGACTTTCGTTATGCAACGGATCTGATTGAATTTATTAAAACAGAAGCTCCCCATTTTGAGGTGATTGGTGCTTGCTATCCTGAGGGACATCCGGATTCTCCAAACCAAATTTCAGATATTCAAAATCTTAAAAAGAAGGTAGATGCAGGGTGCTCTAGTTTGGTCACTCAACTTTTCTTTGACAATGAGCGTTTCTATGATTTTCAAGATAAGTGTACTTTAGCTGGGATCAATGTTCCTATTCATGCAGGAGTGATGCCGATTCTCAATCGCAATCAGGCCCTTCGTCTCCTTAAGACTTGTGAAAATGTTCATATCCCACGGAAGTTTAAAGCGATTTTAGACAAGTATGAGCATGATCCAAAGTCTCTTCGCGCAGCTGGCTTGGCTTATGCAGTCGATCAAATTGTTGATTTGGTTACTCAAGATGTGGCAGGTGTCCATCTTTACACCATGAACAATGAAGATGTCGCTTACCACGTCTACCAAGCAACAAAGGCTTTATTTGCTCATCAACCGAATTTTGAAGTGAATTAA